In one Vibrio sp. VB16 genomic region, the following are encoded:
- a CDS encoding alpha/beta hydrolase — translation MPRQSKRFFSYIMGVFLGLIATYSMASSDEKCFVSEDFINLLAGKNKLALVTHENPFSVLAKHDNVDTIIWLTTLDADQSALGLFTIQRQGKKSDITVIATSCDSLNTDLEFVARAVRQVINDEIPLSPNAHFVTDMGLSFDQIIELQNTAYVLAGKSQPDELFETMTELAKNIAVAQPLPTSRSVDEKEFYVQTVYYGTTRSPEKENDNYYGALRDITQPLHMGMAKVSIPKNHKKGHIEQPFLSIKWLKQSNDHVLIQSVTEMSVDDFWTSLPVEQGVGEWKQSIIVYIHGYNVAFGSAIKRTAQMAYDFDYSGVPVLFSWPSNASLLGYASDREDAIWSATYLAGFLTTLDNQFPNANIHIVAHSMGNQVLLNALNELALQEQSKSLQFGSVILAAPDVDSEWFQYQLAPRINRLATNWAIYTSENDGALIASEKVNQVRRLGMPVSLVDNFDIVDTSELNAAPWSIPESHSYYANKLPVIKDLVDHLRGIPPAKRSLKKMTKKEGTYWQMLEQED, via the coding sequence ATGCCCCGTCAATCAAAACGGTTTTTTAGCTACATCATGGGTGTATTTTTAGGTCTCATTGCTACCTACTCAATGGCTTCCTCTGATGAAAAATGTTTCGTGTCAGAAGATTTCATTAATCTGTTGGCCGGAAAAAACAAGCTGGCTTTAGTGACGCACGAAAATCCATTTTCAGTCCTAGCTAAACACGACAATGTTGACACTATTATTTGGCTTACCACGTTAGATGCCGATCAAAGTGCACTAGGGTTATTTACCATTCAACGACAGGGTAAAAAGAGTGACATCACTGTCATTGCGACATCCTGCGATTCCCTCAATACAGATTTAGAATTCGTCGCTCGCGCAGTTAGACAAGTAATTAATGACGAAATACCGCTATCGCCTAATGCCCATTTTGTTACAGACATGGGGCTTTCTTTTGACCAAATTATCGAGCTACAAAATACGGCTTATGTTTTGGCTGGTAAATCTCAACCCGACGAGCTTTTCGAGACAATGACTGAATTAGCAAAAAACATCGCGGTTGCCCAACCTCTGCCTACCTCTCGTAGCGTGGATGAAAAAGAGTTTTACGTACAGACCGTTTATTACGGCACCACTCGCTCACCAGAAAAAGAAAACGACAATTACTACGGTGCACTCAGAGATATCACACAGCCGCTTCATATGGGAATGGCGAAGGTTTCGATTCCAAAAAACCATAAGAAAGGCCACATTGAACAACCATTCTTATCAATTAAATGGTTGAAGCAGTCTAACGACCACGTACTGATTCAATCAGTGACCGAAATGAGTGTTGATGATTTTTGGACGTCTCTCCCCGTCGAACAAGGGGTTGGTGAATGGAAGCAAAGCATTATTGTCTATATACACGGTTATAATGTTGCTTTTGGGTCTGCGATAAAACGTACCGCACAAATGGCATACGATTTTGATTACTCTGGTGTCCCTGTCTTATTTTCATGGCCGTCAAATGCCTCTCTCCTTGGTTACGCTTCCGATCGTGAAGACGCTATCTGGAGCGCGACTTACCTAGCTGGTTTCCTAACCACACTCGATAACCAATTCCCCAATGCCAACATACATATCGTTGCCCATAGCATGGGGAACCAAGTTCTTCTCAATGCACTTAACGAACTCGCACTACAGGAGCAAAGTAAGTCGCTTCAATTTGGTAGCGTTATTCTTGCCGCCCCAGATGTTGACAGTGAGTGGTTTCAATATCAGTTGGCCCCACGAATCAATCGACTTGCCACCAACTGGGCTATCTATACATCTGAAAACGATGGCGCCTTGATTGCGTCAGAAAAAGTCAACCAAGTTAGGCGCTTAGGCATGCCTGTTAGCCTCGTTGATAACTTTGATATTGTTGACACAAGCGAACTCAATGCAGCGCCCTGGAGTATCCCTGAATCCCATTCTTATTATGCTAATAAACTGCCCGTGATAAAGGACTTGGTGGACCATTTACGAGGTATTCCACCAGCCAAACGGTCCTTGAAAAAGATGACAAAGAAAGAAGGGACTTACTGGCAGATGCTTGAACAAGAAGATTGA
- a CDS encoding sensor histidine kinase — protein MAKSKSDANGWINSIVLTTFFCTIIAFATQAIWGNSILDHFIISFGFGYSAVFTAHLLGRYQPQLSSRNVSLFSLGLSMLFGTANAYFWMNQYADLNDVARLKPIIFLGFIFTTACFFYFHSQEQKLAAQKELEVAKRKQSEHEKALILSQLKQLQSQIEPHFLFNTLANINTLIEHEPASARLMLERLTELLRETLKSSREPFTTLQRDLSYIDAYLAIQKIRLGNRLNYTISNYIDNEVHLPPFLLQPLVENAIQHGIEPRVNGGKIEIKVNQIEQDILIEVIDNGVGLTGSSAHIGHGVGLDNIRQRLQALFAGKATLTISESISGGVQARLKIALSALRMLQEATDESV, from the coding sequence ATGGCTAAGAGTAAAAGTGATGCAAATGGTTGGATAAACAGCATCGTCTTAACGACTTTTTTTTGCACCATCATTGCTTTTGCGACACAGGCCATTTGGGGGAACTCGATACTGGATCATTTCATTATCAGTTTTGGCTTCGGTTACAGCGCTGTGTTTACGGCGCACTTACTTGGCCGTTATCAGCCTCAGCTCTCTTCACGAAATGTTAGCCTCTTCTCTCTCGGGCTATCGATGTTGTTCGGTACGGCTAATGCCTATTTCTGGATGAATCAATATGCGGATCTTAATGATGTTGCGCGATTGAAACCTATTATTTTTCTTGGATTTATTTTCACAACGGCCTGTTTCTTTTATTTTCACAGTCAAGAGCAAAAATTGGCCGCGCAAAAGGAATTGGAGGTCGCTAAGCGCAAACAATCGGAACACGAAAAGGCGTTAATTTTAAGCCAGTTAAAACAGCTTCAAAGTCAGATAGAACCACATTTCTTATTCAATACTCTCGCCAATATAAACACCCTTATAGAACATGAGCCGGCGAGCGCGCGTCTTATGCTGGAACGCTTAACAGAATTACTGAGAGAAACCTTGAAAAGCAGTCGAGAACCGTTTACGACGTTACAACGAGACCTTTCTTATATCGATGCCTATCTTGCAATACAAAAAATTCGTTTGGGTAATCGACTGAATTATACGATCTCAAATTACATCGATAACGAAGTCCATCTCCCACCTTTCTTGTTACAACCTTTGGTCGAGAATGCGATTCAACACGGTATAGAACCGCGAGTGAATGGCGGTAAAATTGAGATAAAAGTAAATCAAATAGAACAAGATATCCTCATAGAGGTTATCGATAACGGGGTCGGTCTTACTGGTTCTTCGGCCCATATAGGTCACGGAGTAGGCTTAGACAATATTCGCCAGCGTTTACAAGCATTGTTCGCAGGAAAGGCGACACTAACCATATCGGAATCAATATCTGGCGGTGTTCAAGCTAGGCTAAAAATAGCCTTATCTGCATTGCGTATGCTACAGGAGGCAACAGATGAAAGCGTCTAA
- a CDS encoding LytR/AlgR family response regulator transcription factor, protein MKASNFTAIIADDEPLLRFHLNKVLADLWPELEIKALAENGQQALELIEQHQPDVVFLDIKMPVLDGMSVAARITKDENAPNIVFVTAYDEFAVQAFEANAVDYLLKPLSDVRLDQCIKKVKARLTEQKPPVSVELTTLMSQIQALTSKAQPSYLTWIKASKGDDIHLISISEVLYFKAEDKYISLYKYEEGSCTEYLLRTSLKELISQLDPDMFWQIHRSTVVNVSAIEKVKKDFKGKMMVTIGATKLPVSRAMQSLFTNNL, encoded by the coding sequence ATGAAAGCGTCTAATTTTACGGCCATTATCGCTGATGATGAACCACTGTTAAGATTTCATCTGAATAAGGTTCTTGCTGATCTTTGGCCAGAATTAGAGATAAAAGCACTAGCGGAAAATGGGCAACAAGCGCTTGAGCTAATCGAACAGCATCAACCTGATGTTGTTTTTCTGGATATCAAAATGCCAGTGTTGGATGGTATGTCGGTCGCCGCTAGGATCACAAAAGATGAAAATGCACCGAATATTGTTTTTGTGACGGCTTACGATGAATTCGCTGTACAAGCCTTCGAAGCGAATGCGGTGGATTACCTGCTTAAACCGTTGTCCGATGTCCGTTTGGACCAATGTATTAAAAAGGTAAAGGCCCGATTAACAGAGCAAAAACCGCCTGTTTCGGTGGAGTTAACAACCTTAATGAGCCAAATCCAGGCACTCACGTCCAAAGCTCAACCAAGCTACTTAACATGGATTAAAGCCAGTAAAGGTGACGATATTCACTTGATTTCCATCTCGGAAGTGCTTTATTTCAAAGCAGAAGATAAATATATATCGCTTTACAAATACGAAGAAGGTAGCTGTACGGAGTACCTTTTGCGCACGTCACTTAAAGAGTTAATATCGCAGCTCGACCCTGATATGTTTTGGCAAATTCATCGTTCAACGGTTGTGAATGTGTCGGCCATCGAGAAAGTGAAGAAGGATTTTAAGGGAAAGATGATGGTGACAATTGGCGCGACGAAATTACCAGTAAGCCGTGCCATGCAAAGTTTGTTTACTAATAATTTGTAA
- a CDS encoding outer membrane lipoprotein-sorting protein, which translates to MTMLLFVLNGVFVGQSVANDVADMVKKADEYRLDSSSSKVVSKVTLFEHDRIDKTREYHVYTRPNRESLVVFKSAVEAGQKMLMLGDNYWLVMPKSRRPIRITPMQKLLGEASIGDISTLTWSDDYQATMVGTESVVTQENLGIDAHKLNLLATTKGASYQHIDLWLDARNGFPIKADLYLRSGKLAKQALFTQGEREGRLQVVAMTLIDKIQPAKKTIIEYQSIMPMTLEDKYYNPAYLTRNSKLDL; encoded by the coding sequence ATGACCATGTTGCTTTTTGTTCTCAATGGCGTTTTCGTGGGTCAAAGTGTGGCGAACGATGTTGCTGATATGGTTAAAAAAGCCGATGAATACCGATTAGATTCCTCCTCATCAAAGGTGGTTTCTAAAGTGACCCTTTTCGAACATGACCGAATCGATAAAACGCGAGAGTATCATGTTTACACGAGGCCAAATCGTGAATCTTTGGTGGTATTTAAATCGGCTGTAGAAGCGGGACAAAAAATGCTGATGTTAGGCGACAATTACTGGTTAGTTATGCCCAAAAGCCGCCGTCCTATTCGAATTACGCCAATGCAGAAACTGTTGGGGGAGGCATCAATAGGGGATATATCGACCCTGACTTGGAGCGATGACTATCAAGCAACAATGGTTGGTACAGAGAGCGTCGTCACCCAAGAAAATCTAGGCATTGATGCCCACAAACTGAACCTATTAGCGACGACAAAAGGGGCGAGTTATCAACATATTGACCTATGGCTAGATGCGCGCAACGGTTTTCCTATTAAAGCCGATCTCTATCTGCGTTCAGGGAAGCTCGCAAAACAGGCTTTGTTTACTCAAGGCGAAAGAGAAGGCAGGTTGCAAGTGGTGGCGATGACCTTGATTGATAAAATTCAACCAGCTAAAAAAACCATCATCGAATATCAAAGCATTATGCCGATGACCTTGGAAGATAAGTATTACAATCCTGCGTATTTGACCCGTAACTCAAAACTGGATTTATAG